A genomic segment from Epinephelus fuscoguttatus linkage group LG17, E.fuscoguttatus.final_Chr_v1 encodes:
- the si:dkeyp-92c9.2 gene encoding cyclin-dependent kinase 5 activator 1 — protein sequence MGTVLSLSPGSRKSGYYDNRPGSLSHYPSISSRSLNSQKDRGLKRGQSIFLPALTWKRLVASTKKKGNSKKGSGGQVALGDPLNNNNNINIYQKDPVLHLNRENVKKSLSCANLSSYEGPAGLGLGLGLGYGLGMGQGHGCGYSKSQQLSSVKKVPQGTVSSSPKRVIVQASTSELLRCLGEFLCCRCYRLKHLSPADPVLWLRAVDRSLLLQGWQDQAFVTPANVVFVYMLCRDVVDGDLVASEHELQAILLTCLYLSYSYMGNEISYPLKPFLVEAGKEAFWDRCLAIIDATSAKMLRINADPHFFTQVFAELKSEGGCGPQDYSRVLDR from the coding sequence ATGGGCACTGTACTATCGCTGTCTCCGGGCTCTCGGAAATCAGGCTACTATGACAACCGGCCGGGCTCGCTCAGCCACTACCCGAGCATCAGCAGCCGCTCTCTCAACAGCCAGAAAGACCGCGGGCTGAAGAGGGGGCAGTCCATCTTCCTCCCAGCACTCACATGGAAGCGACTGGTGGCCTCGACGAAGAAGAAGGGAAACTCCAAGAAAGGCTCTGGTGGTCAAGTGGCCCTCGGGGACCctctcaacaacaacaacaacatcaatatCTATCAGAAGGACCCCGTGTTGCACCTTAACCGTGAGAATGTGAAGAAGTCGCTGTCATGTGCCAATCTGTCCAGCTACGAGGGCCCAGCAGGACTGGGTCTGGGGCTTGGGCTTGGTTATGGCCTGGGGATGGGTCAGGGTCATGGGTGTGGCTACAGCAAGTCCCAACAGCTCTCCTCTGTAAAGAAAGTCCCCCAAGGGACAGTGAGTTCGTCCCCAAAGCGTGTCATAGTCCAGGCGTCCACCAGCGAGCTCCTGCGCTGCCTGGGGGAGTTCCTGTGCTGTCGCTGCTACCGCCTAAAGCATCTGTCTCCGGCCGACCCTGTGTTGTGGCTGCGGGCTGTGGACcgctcactgctgctgcagggctGGCAGGACCAGGCTTTTGTTACGCCGGCCAACGTGGTCTTCGTCTACATGCTGTGCCGAGATGTGGTGGACGGCGACCTGGTGGCATCGGAGCACGAGCTGCAGGCCATCCTACTCACCTGCCTCTACCTGTCCTACTCCTACATGGGCAACGAGATCTCATACCCGCTCAAGCCCTTCCTGGTTGAGGCGGGTAAGGAGGCCTTCTGGGACCGTTGCCTCGCCATCATTGATGCCACTAGCGCCAAGATGCTGCGCATCAATGCAGACCCGCACTTTTTCACACAAGTATTTGCTGAACTGAAGAGTGAAGGTGGCTGTGGGCCTCAGGACTATAGTCGGGTGCTGGATCGGTGA